Proteins encoded by one window of Candidatus Scalindua japonica:
- a CDS encoding uracil-DNA glycosylase — MSKSVKPVKLQEAKAEVLSLLKVLSDKVDLERKLGVNYLQLDPVIKDSLSSEENVITQPSTQESVCNNFDFYNEEKSVELNKSEKIEELGKLEEQVKKCIKCELCHARSNVVFGAGDPDAELMFVGEAPGYYEDQQGEPFVGKAGQLLTRIIESIGLKRSDVYIANILKCRPPDNRNPNANEIVLCSPHLIRQIEIIRPMIICALGTFAAQTLLDTTESIGNLRGRFFEYQSTKLLATYHPAYLLRNPGDKKKVWTDIKKVRDFLKENASLTRRSITNV; from the coding sequence ATGAGTAAATCAGTTAAACCAGTAAAACTACAGGAAGCAAAAGCTGAGGTATTGTCACTGCTTAAGGTCCTTTCCGATAAGGTTGACCTGGAAAGAAAGTTAGGGGTAAATTACCTGCAGTTGGATCCCGTAATTAAAGACTCGTTATCCAGTGAAGAGAACGTAATTACTCAACCCTCAACGCAAGAATCTGTTTGCAATAATTTCGATTTTTATAATGAAGAAAAATCAGTTGAATTGAACAAATCAGAGAAGATTGAGGAGCTTGGAAAATTAGAAGAACAGGTAAAAAAATGTATAAAATGTGAGTTATGTCATGCGAGATCAAATGTAGTTTTCGGGGCAGGCGATCCGGATGCAGAACTAATGTTTGTAGGAGAGGCCCCCGGTTATTACGAGGACCAGCAGGGAGAGCCATTTGTCGGAAAAGCCGGGCAGCTTTTGACCAGAATTATAGAATCTATAGGGCTGAAAAGGAGCGATGTATATATTGCCAATATCCTTAAGTGCCGTCCACCGGATAACAGAAATCCAAATGCAAATGAAATAGTGTTGTGTTCTCCGCACTTGATCAGGCAGATTGAAATAATACGCCCAATGATAATATGCGCGTTAGGTACATTTGCCGCGCAGACACTGTTGGACACAACAGAATCTATAGGTAACCTGCGAGGAAGGTTCTTTGAGTATCAAAGTACAAAACTTCTGGCAACCTATCACCCTGCATACTTACTGAGAAATCCTGGTGACAAGAAAAAGGTTTGGACTGATATAAAGAAAGTGAGAGACTTTTTGAAGGAAAATGCTAGCTTAACGAGGCGCAGTATAACTAATGTCTAA
- the thiS gene encoding sulfur carrier protein ThiS has translation MQITVNDENKEFPAKTSVSELLKSFDMDERYVAVELNRKIVPRTQFSEKLLVENDILEIVTFVGGG, from the coding sequence ATGCAAATCACCGTAAATGATGAAAACAAAGAATTTCCAGCCAAAACATCAGTATCAGAACTGCTGAAAAGTTTTGATATGGATGAAAGGTATGTTGCGGTAGAATTAAATCGTAAAATAGTTCCACGCACACAATTCAGTGAGAAATTACTGGTGGAAAATGATATTTTAGAAATAGTTACTTTTGTAGGTGGTGGATAA
- a CDS encoding thiazole synthase → MSDTVLKLGKYEFKSRLFVGTGKYETLDIMKEALEASGSEVITVAVRRANIEGKPGESLLDYIDKEKYTILPNTAGCFSADEAIRTAFMARELGISDLIKLEVLGDKDTLLPDPVGTLEATEKLVKEGFTVLVYTSDDPIIAKRLEDAGATSVMPAGAPIGSGQGILNPNNIRIILETLSVPVIVDAGVGTASDVTAAMELGCVGVLLNTGIAQAKEPVQMAKAMKLACESGRLAYLSGRIPKKLYANASSPLKDF, encoded by the coding sequence ATGAGTGATACAGTTCTCAAACTTGGCAAATACGAGTTTAAATCAAGATTGTTTGTTGGTACGGGAAAATATGAGACCTTAGACATAATGAAAGAGGCTCTGGAAGCAAGCGGTTCAGAGGTTATTACAGTAGCGGTAAGAAGAGCGAATATTGAAGGTAAACCGGGAGAATCGCTGCTCGATTATATTGATAAAGAAAAATATACTATCCTTCCCAATACTGCAGGGTGTTTTTCAGCAGATGAAGCCATCAGAACAGCATTTATGGCAAGGGAATTGGGGATTTCTGACTTAATAAAACTTGAAGTATTAGGCGATAAAGATACACTGCTGCCAGACCCTGTTGGCACTTTAGAAGCCACTGAAAAGCTGGTAAAAGAAGGTTTTACCGTACTTGTATATACCTCTGATGACCCTATCATAGCAAAACGCCTTGAAGACGCCGGAGCGACAAGTGTGATGCCGGCGGGAGCGCCTATAGGTTCAGGTCAGGGAATCCTGAACCCTAATAACATAAGGATAATTCTGGAGACATTGAGCGTGCCTGTTATAGTTGATGCCGGAGTGGGAACCGCTTCAGATGTGACTGCTGCTATGGAACTTGGTTGCGTGGGAGTATTGTTAAATACGGGGATTGCACAGGCAAAAGAGCCTGTCCAAATGGCCAAAGCGATGAAACTTGCGTGTGAGTCGGGCCGTCTGGCGTATTTATCAGGCAGAATACCAAAGAAACTGTACGCGAATGCCAGCAGCCCTTTAAAAGACTTTTAA
- the hisF gene encoding imidazole glycerol phosphate synthase subunit HisF encodes MLAKRIIPCLDVKDGRVVKGTKFSGLRDSGDPVEIAELYCQQGADELVFLDITASHEKRGIILDVVRHTAENVFMPLTVGGGIRTIDDIRTLLNAGTDKVSINTTAVKDPEFINKASKRFGSQCIVVAIDAKREGDGWGVFINGGRTPTGKDAVEWAKEVESRGAGEILLTSMDCDGTKDGFNLELTRTISESLEIPVIASGGAGNLDHFYDVFTKGKADAALAASIFHFKEYEIATVKDFLSDKRIIVRKT; translated from the coding sequence ATGTTAGCCAAACGTATAATACCCTGCCTTGATGTTAAAGATGGCAGAGTGGTAAAAGGGACTAAATTTTCAGGTTTGAGAGATTCCGGGGATCCTGTAGAAATTGCTGAACTGTACTGTCAGCAAGGTGCGGATGAACTGGTCTTTCTTGATATTACCGCCTCACATGAAAAAAGAGGCATTATACTTGATGTTGTAAGGCATACGGCAGAAAATGTTTTTATGCCTCTTACGGTTGGCGGTGGAATTAGAACTATTGATGATATCAGGACTCTCCTGAACGCCGGCACAGATAAAGTATCTATAAACACTACTGCGGTAAAAGACCCTGAGTTTATAAATAAAGCATCTAAACGCTTTGGAAGCCAATGCATTGTAGTCGCCATTGATGCGAAGAGAGAAGGAGACGGATGGGGAGTATTTATAAATGGCGGGCGTACCCCTACTGGAAAAGATGCGGTTGAGTGGGCTAAAGAAGTAGAATCAAGAGGAGCTGGAGAGATACTCCTAACCAGTATGGACTGTGACGGTACCAAAGATGGTTTCAACCTTGAACTTACACGGACAATATCTGAAAGTCTGGAAATACCAGTTATAGCATCCGGTGGCGCTGGAAATCTTGATCATTTCTATGACGTATTTACAAAAGGCAAGGCAGATGCCGCATTGGCTGCATCCATTTTCCATTTTAAGGAGTACGAGATAGCCACGGTAAAGGATTTTTTGTCTGATAAAAGAATAATAGTGAGAAAAACATGA
- a CDS encoding complex I 24 kDa subunit family protein, producing MSQSLEAKVEPEVVLDWINKIGSDSSSTVPLLQAVQSKYGYLPRVAMDLIIQNSDISGSQVYGVATFYSQFRLKPVGRHMIRICHGTACHVTGADRLDTSLRHILNITDEEQDTAENGSYTIEQVACIGCCSQAPVLVIADEVSGNLTGANAQRALKKHAKKNEEIVANI from the coding sequence ATGAGTCAATCACTGGAAGCTAAAGTAGAACCTGAAGTTGTATTGGACTGGATAAATAAGATTGGTAGTGATTCTTCTTCGACCGTTCCCCTGTTACAGGCAGTACAATCAAAATATGGTTATCTGCCAAGAGTTGCAATGGACCTGATAATTCAAAACTCCGATATTTCAGGCAGTCAGGTTTACGGTGTAGCTACCTTCTATTCTCAATTCAGATTAAAACCGGTCGGACGACACATGATAAGAATTTGCCACGGCACTGCCTGTCACGTTACAGGTGCAGACAGATTGGATACTTCCTTACGCCACATCCTCAATATTACTGATGAGGAACAGGATACCGCTGAAAATGGAAGTTACACGATAGAGCAAGTTGCCTGCATTGGATGCTGCAGTCAGGCCCCGGTACTGGTAATAGCTGACGAAGTCTCCGGAAACCTTACTGGCGCAAACGCTCAAAGGGCATTGAAAAAACACGCCAAAAAGAACGAAGAAATTGTGGCCAATATATAG
- a CDS encoding NADH-quinone oxidoreductase subunit NuoF, giving the protein MEANNLNVIVGEGTCGIAAGSKEVIEAFRKHAPEMNIRTVGCVGMCHQEVITEINDGNGNRHIYGNVTKKTVPSIIKFHKGEGDLPEDQLIFSPDNQDLDKWRYLAHQTRIALRNVGYLDPTSISEYQARDGYKAIKKILADMTPEQVIEEVKISCIRGRGGAGFPTHVKWNFAKQSEGDIKYLICNGDEGDPGAFMDRSLLEGDPHNVIEGMLIAAYSFGASKGYAYIRAEYPLAVKNFGKAIKDAHELGVLGDNIQGTNFSFDIKIKEGAGAFVCGEETALIASIEGDRGMPRFKPPFPAIKGLFGKPTIINNVETLANLPWIINKGGKAYASHGTEDSKGTKVFALAGAIKKGGLVEVPMGTKIRDVLEDIGGGSSSDKPLKAVQLGGPSGGCVPENLFDTTIEYAAINATGAIMGSGGMIVMDESTCMVDLSKYFLSFTQNESCGKCTFCRIGTLRMRELLSKICDGHGEMEDIEALEELTEQIKKSSLCGLGQTAPNPVATTLKYFRNEYEAHIKDKRCPAGVCKSLITHTIISTDCTGCSLCEIQCPVNAITGQKKVKGSYVIDQAACINCGMCFEVCNSKAIKVE; this is encoded by the coding sequence ATGGAAGCTAATAATCTTAACGTAATTGTTGGAGAAGGGACTTGCGGAATTGCGGCTGGCTCAAAGGAAGTAATCGAGGCTTTCCGGAAGCATGCTCCCGAAATGAATATCAGAACCGTCGGTTGTGTCGGTATGTGTCATCAGGAAGTAATCACCGAAATAAATGATGGTAATGGTAATAGACACATATACGGTAACGTCACAAAAAAAACAGTTCCGTCAATCATAAAATTCCATAAAGGAGAGGGAGATCTACCAGAAGACCAGCTGATATTCTCGCCAGACAACCAGGATCTGGACAAATGGCGATATCTGGCACATCAAACAAGAATAGCCCTTCGAAATGTTGGATATCTTGACCCCACTTCGATTTCAGAATACCAGGCAAGAGATGGATATAAGGCGATAAAGAAAATTTTAGCGGATATGACGCCTGAACAGGTTATTGAGGAAGTCAAGATTTCATGTATTAGAGGACGAGGTGGCGCCGGATTCCCAACACATGTTAAATGGAATTTTGCAAAACAATCTGAAGGAGACATAAAATATCTGATTTGTAACGGTGATGAAGGTGACCCAGGTGCGTTTATGGACCGATCACTCCTGGAAGGAGACCCCCATAATGTGATTGAAGGTATGTTGATTGCCGCATATTCATTTGGTGCATCAAAGGGTTACGCATATATCCGTGCAGAGTATCCGCTTGCTGTAAAGAATTTTGGTAAAGCAATAAAAGATGCTCATGAACTTGGTGTTCTGGGGGATAACATTCAAGGAACGAACTTCTCATTTGATATAAAAATCAAAGAAGGGGCAGGAGCTTTTGTCTGCGGAGAAGAGACGGCGCTTATCGCTTCAATTGAAGGAGATCGGGGAATGCCAAGATTTAAACCCCCCTTCCCTGCCATTAAAGGATTATTCGGAAAACCGACAATAATAAATAATGTAGAAACCCTGGCAAACCTGCCATGGATAATCAATAAGGGCGGGAAAGCCTATGCCTCCCATGGAACAGAAGATTCCAAAGGTACAAAAGTTTTTGCGCTGGCTGGAGCAATAAAAAAAGGTGGCCTGGTAGAAGTTCCGATGGGAACTAAGATTCGAGATGTCCTGGAAGATATCGGAGGAGGATCTTCATCCGATAAACCACTAAAAGCCGTACAGCTTGGAGGGCCATCCGGAGGATGTGTACCAGAGAATCTTTTTGACACTACAATCGAATACGCCGCAATAAATGCTACAGGTGCTATTATGGGTTCCGGTGGTATGATAGTCATGGACGAATCGACCTGTATGGTTGATCTCTCCAAATATTTCCTCAGCTTTACTCAGAACGAATCATGCGGAAAATGTACCTTTTGCAGAATAGGTACGTTAAGGATGAGAGAACTTTTATCCAAGATTTGTGACGGTCACGGTGAAATGGAAGATATTGAAGCCCTTGAAGAGCTTACCGAGCAGATTAAAAAATCCAGTCTATGCGGTCTTGGACAGACTGCGCCAAACCCTGTTGCAACAACACTGAAATATTTCCGCAATGAATACGAGGCCCACATAAAAGACAAGAGATGTCCTGCCGGTGTATGCAAAAGCCTGATAACACATACAATTATTTCTACGGATTGTACTGGTTGTTCCTTATGCGAGATCCAATGTCCGGTCAATGCGATAACTGGGCAAAAGAAGGTAAAAGGATCTTATGTCATTGATCAGGCAGCATGTATCAACTGCGGAATGTGTTTTGAAGTATGCAACTCAAAAGCTATTAAAGTAGAATAA
- a CDS encoding FAD-dependent oxidoreductase, translated as MSENVKITLNGKEIEVPADATIREAAKSQGIDIPTFCYDDRLKAYTSCFLCVVEVENARNMIPACSTTVTPGMVIRTDTEAIKTTRKMALDLLLSDHSGDCIAPCEDTCPSNIDIQGYIAHISNGNFPAAVKLIKERNPLPVICGRICPHPCESQCRRGLVDEPIAINPLKRFSSEYELEHGPFMPETKPDTGKKVAIVGGGPAGLSAAYYLRQEGHAVDIHEALPELGGMARYGIPRFRLPWDKMDKEISAIIGLGVNVHHNKSLGKDFTIDDLKKNGADAVLIAIGAHRAKKMMVENEDIPGVIGGIDFLRKVVLGEEVNVGKKVAVIGGGDTAMDCCRVAKRAGAEDVTLLYRRSQEEIPALQHEQDETIEEGVEFRLLTAPVEVLEENGKAKGLKVISMELGDPDESGRRRPKPVEGSEEDLEFDLIIAAIGQDPDVSCIEDEKEVPECTRWSTFVYDEKTMITSVEGVFTAGDCAFGPDTVIRAVSEGKQAAKAINLYFSGAKVELKKEYQISAGRLKDLDMADFSPRYVHQKRALETTHPADVRMAAGGYDAINVGIDEAQALAEAARCIECGCKARFDCDLRNYSSEYGIGDVKYKGDRRKYDVDTRHPLVSIEADKCITCACCVRVCSEARKISALSFVNRGFVTKIAPNFDDPLQNTDCDACGMCIDLCPTGTLAENTGKEYGPWVTDISISTCTSCPRGCAIKVHTKEGLITKVQSVDNDPINGAMICREGRFSNHLQDKAIELTDNELKEQLNNARNLLDDASKLAVIVSPKLTVETLFAAKSLCEEKNGTLYYIPGEKSEPNKFPFAKLKNSSNTALLNKMGAKAWDNASTDCILLVGAYLENKPKESVKVITMSNFKNGIAPDAQIPLADPLKSEGAVLTDEGYLAFLNTKLPVGKDLTPYTLLANLGGLNGFEDIASIRKQLAASVTELNGLLESGSDRLVKTNLTPEMIDVAPDCREVAFAKYCEGLGL; from the coding sequence ATGAGTGAGAATGTAAAGATAACATTAAATGGCAAAGAAATAGAAGTCCCTGCTGATGCGACAATCAGAGAAGCAGCGAAAAGCCAGGGCATAGATATACCGACTTTTTGTTATGATGATAGATTAAAGGCATATACAAGTTGTTTTTTATGTGTTGTGGAGGTAGAGAATGCAAGAAACATGATACCTGCCTGTAGTACAACTGTTACTCCGGGTATGGTTATAAGAACTGATACTGAAGCTATTAAGACGACACGGAAAATGGCCCTTGACCTGCTTTTGTCTGATCACAGTGGAGACTGTATTGCGCCTTGTGAAGATACATGTCCTTCAAATATTGATATACAAGGATATATTGCTCATATATCAAATGGAAACTTTCCTGCTGCTGTTAAATTAATTAAAGAAAGAAACCCCCTACCTGTAATTTGTGGCAGAATATGTCCTCATCCGTGTGAATCACAATGCAGGAGAGGTCTTGTTGATGAACCGATAGCTATTAACCCACTGAAAAGATTTTCTTCCGAATACGAACTGGAACATGGTCCGTTTATGCCCGAAACAAAACCGGATACAGGTAAAAAGGTGGCAATTGTAGGTGGAGGCCCTGCCGGATTATCAGCGGCTTATTACCTGAGGCAAGAAGGACACGCTGTAGACATCCATGAGGCGCTGCCTGAATTAGGAGGTATGGCCCGCTACGGTATACCAAGATTCAGACTACCTTGGGACAAGATGGATAAAGAGATTAGCGCGATTATTGGACTTGGAGTAAATGTTCATCACAATAAGAGCCTGGGCAAGGATTTCACCATTGATGATCTCAAAAAAAATGGTGCTGACGCTGTACTGATAGCCATTGGTGCACACAGAGCCAAAAAGATGATGGTTGAGAATGAAGATATACCGGGGGTAATCGGAGGAATAGATTTCCTGCGTAAGGTTGTGCTGGGTGAAGAGGTAAATGTCGGCAAAAAAGTTGCAGTTATAGGCGGTGGAGATACTGCAATGGATTGTTGCCGTGTTGCCAAACGTGCCGGAGCAGAAGATGTAACTCTGCTATATAGAAGATCACAGGAAGAGATACCTGCCCTGCAACATGAACAGGATGAGACTATCGAAGAAGGTGTTGAATTCAGGCTACTGACCGCTCCGGTAGAGGTACTGGAGGAAAATGGTAAGGCTAAGGGCTTGAAAGTTATTTCAATGGAACTTGGTGATCCTGACGAATCCGGCAGGCGCAGACCTAAACCTGTAGAGGGAAGTGAGGAGGATCTTGAATTTGATCTGATCATTGCTGCCATTGGACAAGATCCGGATGTTTCCTGTATAGAAGATGAGAAAGAAGTGCCTGAATGTACCAGGTGGAGCACCTTCGTATATGATGAAAAAACCATGATCACAAGCGTTGAAGGCGTATTTACAGCAGGTGACTGCGCATTCGGACCGGATACTGTAATTCGTGCTGTATCCGAAGGAAAACAGGCTGCCAAAGCTATCAATCTTTACTTCAGTGGTGCAAAAGTTGAACTTAAGAAAGAGTATCAGATTTCAGCTGGAAGGTTAAAAGACCTTGACATGGCTGACTTCTCACCCAGATACGTTCATCAGAAGAGAGCCTTGGAGACTACACATCCAGCGGATGTCCGCATGGCAGCAGGAGGATATGATGCCATAAACGTCGGAATCGATGAAGCACAAGCACTGGCAGAAGCAGCACGATGCATAGAGTGCGGCTGCAAGGCCAGATTTGATTGTGATCTCAGAAACTACTCCTCGGAATACGGAATCGGTGATGTAAAGTACAAAGGTGACAGGAGAAAGTACGATGTAGATACAAGGCATCCTTTAGTCAGTATTGAAGCCGATAAATGTATTACCTGCGCTTGTTGCGTAAGGGTCTGCAGTGAAGCCAGAAAGATATCTGCCCTCTCTTTTGTCAACAGGGGATTTGTTACCAAGATTGCGCCTAACTTTGATGATCCACTGCAGAACACAGACTGTGATGCCTGTGGAATGTGCATTGATCTGTGCCCTACCGGCACTCTGGCAGAAAATACCGGCAAGGAATATGGTCCCTGGGTAACTGATATCAGCATCAGCACCTGTACATCATGCCCGAGAGGTTGCGCCATAAAGGTGCATACAAAAGAGGGTTTGATAACGAAAGTACAGAGCGTTGATAACGACCCGATTAACGGAGCTATGATTTGCAGAGAAGGCAGGTTCTCGAATCACCTTCAGGACAAGGCTATTGAACTTACTGATAATGAACTGAAAGAGCAGTTGAATAATGCCAGAAACCTTTTGGACGATGCCAGCAAACTGGCAGTAATAGTTTCGCCTAAACTAACGGTTGAAACACTTTTTGCGGCAAAAAGTCTCTGTGAAGAGAAAAATGGAACACTTTACTATATACCCGGCGAAAAATCCGAACCAAACAAGTTTCCATTTGCAAAACTAAAGAACAGTTCCAACACCGCTTTATTAAATAAAATGGGCGCAAAAGCATGGGATAACGCTAGTACTGATTGCATCCTTCTCGTTGGAGCCTATCTGGAAAATAAACCTAAGGAGTCCGTCAAAGTAATTACCATGAGCAACTTTAAAAACGGCATCGCACCGGATGCGCAAATACCACTGGCAGACCCGTTAAAAAGCGAAGGTGCTGTACTAACAGACGAAGGATATCTGGCCTTCTTAAATACAAAATTGCCTGTTGGTAAGGATTTAACTCCTTACACTCTCCTGGCAAACCTGGGTGGCTTGAATGGATTCGAAGACATTGCTTCAATCAGAAAGCAATTGGCAGCGTCAGTCACTGAACTGAATGGATTGTTAGAAAGTGGTAGCGACAGGCTTGTAAAGACCAATCTTACACCTGAAATGATAGATGTTGCACCAGATTGCCGTGAAGTCGCTTTTGCAAAATATTGTGAAGGTCTGGGATTGTAA